Proteins encoded by one window of Planktothrix tepida PCC 9214:
- a CDS encoding ATP-binding response regulator has translation MSPQADLQTFMQVVPVCRHDSPLEALRFIFSQGNSEQVVIINSEHYPLGLISLHRFLPYLLNTTFPTSPDPEQPFLNEVLSTILEPIIGVPSHLSLEDFWLYLQYQSSHPVLENSLPQTVSPALINHRGEFIGLINSLQVLRYLAQYSQRFTQIQQPRPSPTLDFNSEPHQQLDVLATGNFSVSQHLIQFLDELPIPLMIQSDDGTIVNQNLAWRSLIGRGSEVLQEVAESVTRWSEASETFSPTEKYPTSSLESSIDSGFPSRHLTNVSQPLTSNSPTLQMPSWCQLGSQPDTYICICPIAHNQERVWQFTRQHLNPEWEMTLCLGNKANDLWLVLAQDITEQHRVAQELTAKNTDLIQLNRLKDEFMACISHELKTPLTAVLGLSSLLKDQALGELNEKQARYAQLIHKSGRHLMLVVNDILDLTRMETGQLELVPEPLQIQAVCERAFEMTLQQYQSQDKSDIKLQAEILEQLKSRFTLEIKPGLETLVADELRLRQMLVNLLCNALKFTPDGSEFGLQVSRWENWIAFTVWDKGIGIPEDKQHLIFQKFQQLESPLTRKFEGTGLGLVLTQRLARLHGGDVSFISKPNKGSQFTLLLPPSPPRCNWELGNHSSSEEPEFLPSSRSSSPQQSRLVLVVETVPHFIQTLNEQLTHLGYRVVIARSGTEAVEKARRLQPRIILLNPLIPLLSGWDVLTLLKTDVQTHKIPVIVTATLGDKQRATANHCDGFLSLPVQGAELEKILVELLPEVSSSEPQQLMILWLSLSGDQHHLTPINTLDKPNSIYHSALFLSQFSQCRILEADDINQAALIARIWHPNIIVLERDGSVKNPLYLLTEISQQESLAHLPIVTLDPVTTQVANQVKNLSIFPCLASPSDDGMSLQSFSLAMGSALLEVIQIATRLSWKPSILVVDSSVLPQQQLSHPVDTKDHPSKAILNPKSSTSVRHSTVNSDCLDAPNNANIKIEQALVQYIEIAGFRSIMGKGWEEILQKIQCKSLDLMLICFRQQSFSNLVEALSILEKMEAKIPVLILAQSDVKVKGKSLDKKRKTKSSSSVEIPNYSWEEMMVHLQRFSSSFPLKVLPFNLSVESLLEEMKTLLTHLQP, from the coding sequence ATGTCTCCCCAAGCTGACCTCCAAACCTTTATGCAGGTGGTTCCTGTTTGTCGCCATGATTCGCCCTTAGAAGCATTGCGGTTTATTTTTTCTCAGGGGAACTCGGAACAAGTTGTGATTATCAATTCTGAACATTATCCTTTAGGTCTAATTTCCCTACATCGGTTTCTTCCCTATCTCCTCAACACCACCTTCCCGACTTCCCCCGACCCTGAACAACCCTTTCTCAATGAGGTTTTGTCTACTATTCTCGAACCGATTATTGGCGTTCCCTCCCATTTAAGCTTAGAAGACTTTTGGCTATATTTACAATATCAAAGTTCCCATCCGGTACTAGAAAATAGCCTCCCTCAAACCGTATCCCCGGCTTTAATTAATCACAGAGGAGAGTTTATTGGATTAATTAATAGTTTGCAAGTCTTACGATATTTAGCCCAATATTCTCAACGCTTTACTCAGATTCAACAACCTCGACCTTCCCCTACTTTAGACTTCAATTCAGAACCTCATCAACAGTTAGATGTGTTAGCGACGGGAAATTTTAGCGTATCTCAGCATTTAATTCAGTTTTTAGATGAACTGCCCATTCCCTTAATGATTCAAAGTGATGATGGCACCATTGTTAATCAAAATTTAGCATGGCGATCCCTAATTGGTCGAGGTTCAGAGGTTTTGCAAGAAGTCGCTGAATCAGTAACCCGTTGGTCAGAAGCCAGTGAAACATTTTCCCCCACTGAAAAATACCCAACTTCCTCCTTAGAATCCTCAATCGATTCTGGATTTCCAAGCCGTCATTTAACGAATGTTTCTCAACCTTTAACCTCGAATTCACCCACCTTACAAATGCCGAGTTGGTGTCAATTGGGTAGCCAACCGGATACTTATATTTGTATTTGTCCCATCGCCCACAATCAAGAACGAGTTTGGCAATTTACTCGCCAACATTTAAACCCGGAATGGGAGATGACGTTATGTTTAGGAAATAAAGCCAATGACCTCTGGTTAGTCTTAGCTCAAGATATTACAGAACAGCATCGAGTCGCCCAAGAACTAACGGCAAAAAATACTGATTTAATTCAACTTAATCGCCTCAAAGATGAGTTTATGGCCTGTATTAGTCATGAGCTTAAAACTCCCCTGACTGCGGTTTTAGGTCTATCGAGTTTATTAAAAGATCAAGCATTAGGAGAACTCAACGAAAAACAAGCGCGTTATGCTCAACTGATTCATAAAAGCGGTCGTCATCTAATGTTAGTCGTGAACGATATTTTGGATTTAACTCGTATGGAAACGGGACAACTCGAATTAGTCCCAGAACCTTTACAAATTCAGGCAGTTTGTGAACGCGCTTTTGAAATGACTTTGCAACAATACCAAAGTCAAGATAAATCCGATATTAAACTACAAGCGGAAATTTTAGAACAACTGAAAAGTCGATTTACCTTAGAGATTAAACCCGGTTTAGAAACCTTAGTCGCTGATGAATTACGCTTGCGACAAATGTTAGTCAATTTATTATGTAATGCCCTCAAATTTACTCCCGATGGGAGCGAATTTGGTCTACAAGTTAGTCGTTGGGAAAATTGGATTGCTTTTACCGTTTGGGATAAAGGAATTGGCATTCCTGAAGATAAACAACATCTGATTTTTCAGAAATTTCAACAACTTGAAAGTCCTCTAACCCGGAAATTTGAAGGGACAGGATTAGGGTTGGTTTTAACCCAACGGTTAGCGCGATTACATGGGGGAGATGTCAGCTTTATTTCTAAACCCAATAAAGGCAGTCAATTTACTTTGTTATTACCGCCGAGTCCCCCTCGATGTAATTGGGAATTAGGGAATCATAGTTCCTCAGAGGAACCCGAATTTTTACCGTCTTCTCGTTCTTCCTCTCCTCAACAATCTCGTTTAGTTTTAGTGGTTGAAACGGTTCCCCACTTTATTCAAACCTTGAATGAACAACTCACCCATTTAGGATATCGGGTCGTAATTGCTCGTTCAGGAACAGAAGCCGTTGAAAAAGCCCGTCGCCTCCAACCGAGGATTATTTTACTTAATCCTTTAATTCCTTTATTGTCCGGTTGGGATGTTTTAACTTTATTAAAAACTGATGTACAAACCCATAAAATTCCCGTCATTGTCACAGCAACATTAGGGGATAAACAACGAGCCACCGCGAATCATTGTGATGGCTTTTTGAGTCTTCCTGTTCAAGGAGCAGAATTAGAAAAAATCTTAGTAGAATTGCTTCCAGAGGTTTCATCTTCCGAGCCTCAACAGTTAATGATTCTCTGGTTAAGTTTATCAGGAGATCAACATCACTTAACTCCAATAAATACCCTAGACAAGCCTAACTCAATTTATCATTCTGCTTTATTTTTATCGCAGTTCTCCCAGTGTCGTATTTTAGAAGCCGATGATATTAATCAAGCTGCTCTCATTGCTCGAATTTGGCATCCTAATATTATCGTTTTAGAACGAGATGGGTCTGTTAAAAATCCATTATATTTGTTAACAGAAATTAGTCAACAAGAAAGTTTAGCCCATTTACCCATTGTGACTTTAGACCCTGTAACGACTCAAGTTGCAAATCAAGTTAAAAATTTATCAATTTTTCCCTGTTTAGCGAGTCCCTCAGATGATGGGATGAGTCTTCAATCTTTTTCTCTGGCTATGGGTTCTGCTTTATTAGAAGTGATCCAAATTGCGACCCGTTTAAGTTGGAAACCGAGTATTTTAGTGGTCGATTCTTCCGTTTTACCGCAACAGCAATTAAGTCATCCTGTAGACACTAAAGATCATCCTTCAAAAGCCATATTAAACCCTAAATCTTCCACCTCAGTTCGACATTCAACGGTTAATTCTGATTGTTTAGATGCTCCCAATAATGCTAATATTAAAATTGAGCAAGCCTTAGTTCAATATATTGAAATTGCTGGATTTCGGAGCATTATGGGCAAAGGCTGGGAAGAAATTCTTCAGAAAATTCAATGTAAAAGCTTAGATTTAATGTTGATTTGTTTTCGACAACAATCTTTTTCTAATTTAGTTGAAGCTCTCTCGATTTTAGAAAAAATGGAAGCTAAGATTCCTGTATTAATTTTAGCACAATCTGATGTTAAAGTCAAAGGTAAATCCCTCGACAAAAAACGTAAAACTAAATCTTCATCTTCCGTCGAAATCCCAAATTATTCCTGGGAAGAAATGATGGTTCATTTACAACGCTTTAGCTCTAGTTTTCCCCTAAAAGTCTTACCCTTTAATCTATCAGTTGAGTCTCTATTAGAAGAAATGAAAACCCTATTAACTCACTTACAACCTTGA
- a CDS encoding META domain-containing protein yields MASDSLVGTNWKLLSWGTEKSPQTPLKETEISLQFQEDQISGSSGCNRYFASYTLKDDQLKFGVAGRTQMACPEEIMKQEDQFLSALQSSKTFTLNSEGQLQITYKTDQESGVMIFTPNQPE; encoded by the coding sequence ATGGCTTCTGACTCCTTAGTAGGAACTAATTGGAAATTACTCTCCTGGGGAACTGAAAAATCCCCCCAAACCCCGTTAAAAGAAACGGAAATCAGCTTACAATTCCAAGAGGATCAAATTAGTGGTTCATCCGGTTGTAACCGTTATTTCGCATCCTACACCCTGAAGGATGATCAATTAAAATTTGGTGTAGCTGGGAGAACTCAAATGGCTTGTCCTGAAGAAATTATGAAGCAAGAAGATCAATTTCTCTCGGCTTTACAATCCTCAAAAACATTTACCCTTAATTCTGAAGGTCAACTGCAAATTACCTATAAAACCGATCAAGAATCTGGGGTAATGATATTTACACCCAATCAACCTGAATAA
- a CDS encoding Rho termination factor N-terminal domain-containing protein codes for MSLSDRRVQIGSYLGIQPLTHGQIYTFQIAIPNAETIDILLERRELLARTLREHESNLVSLVVRRTQAYDEEKEYEIVYGADWCIVAQELEIERLWVWVFDLTDEQAITMKTELEQLLGGGSIQAITPDLIRQDEQLLEVQLTQQLSKWMELHKRDHEETQAKFKTLSQMISSENTQINNRLQQLENTVNHLTAIVDKLTQLVEKLTVKSTHRDPKYSDMTVLKLKEIARKRKIKGYSKMNKPELIAIISQH; via the coding sequence ATGAGTTTATCAGATCGTCGGGTTCAAATTGGTTCTTATTTAGGAATTCAACCCCTTACTCATGGTCAAATCTATACGTTTCAAATTGCAATACCGAATGCAGAAACAATAGATATTCTATTGGAAAGACGAGAACTTTTAGCACGAACATTGAGGGAACATGAAAGTAATTTAGTGTCTTTAGTGGTGCGACGAACCCAAGCTTATGATGAAGAAAAAGAATATGAAATTGTTTATGGTGCAGATTGGTGTATTGTCGCTCAAGAATTAGAAATTGAGCGTCTTTGGGTTTGGGTTTTTGATTTAACAGATGAACAAGCAATAACCATGAAAACCGAATTGGAACAATTGCTTGGCGGTGGTTCTATTCAAGCTATAACTCCAGACCTTATCAGACAAGATGAACAACTATTAGAAGTACAATTAACACAACAGCTGTCGAAATGGATGGAATTACATAAACGAGATCACGAAGAAACTCAGGCTAAATTTAAAACCTTATCTCAAATGATATCTTCTGAAAATACACAAATTAACAATCGATTACAACAGCTTGAAAATACTGTTAATCATTTAACGGCTATTGTTGATAAGTTGACTCAGTTAGTTGAAAAATTAACTGTCAAGTCTACTCATAGAGATCCAAAATATAGTGATATGACTGTGCTTAAACTCAAAGAAATTGCGAGAAAACGAAAGATAAAAGGATATTCAAAGATGAATAAACCTGAACTAATCGCTATTATATCTCAACATTAA
- a CDS encoding ABC transporter substrate-binding protein — MVKSKIPQWNRFQNIHPSSRKFLLQWVSLFCFCCLIIISCTPHQTSHQSASTSANNGRITIGTTLKARTLDPADAYELMSGNILYNLGDRLYDYELGTNQLVPKLATALPTVSSDGLTYTIPLREGVTFHDGTAFNAAAMEFSIKRFIQNAGSPSSLLSDAIDTVQATGDYELTIKLKQPFSAFPSLLAFSGITAVSPQFYEIGEGKFKPNEFVGTGPYKLKSSEIDVIRLDAFENYWGEKPANSGIDIQRFSSASNLFNAFRSGAVDIAYLSLNADQISSLKQEAEKGNWQMIAANGNNISYLMMNVKSEPLNRKEVRQAIAALINRSVLNERVLQNQGELLYSLIPTTFTDYQPSFNLQYGDGNIEKAKQLLTQAGYTPENPAIVELWYASNSSNKGFLGLTLKALADRDLGGLLDLQLNSVESTTAFKYLEEGIYPTFVLDWYADFLDADNYIQPFLDCSKGSAETGCEKGASQYQGSFYYSDRMNQLIAQERQEQNPQTRKAIFDEIQKLLAEDVPYVPLWQDKTFIFAKNGLENIRLQLTQQVPFWTIKNSNS; from the coding sequence ATGGTGAAATCTAAAATACCCCAGTGGAATCGATTTCAAAATATACATCCGTCTTCCCGAAAATTTTTACTGCAATGGGTCAGTTTATTTTGCTTTTGTTGTCTAATTATTATTAGTTGTACTCCCCATCAAACGAGTCATCAATCTGCTTCTACTTCAGCCAATAACGGACGAATTACGATTGGAACCACCTTAAAAGCTCGAACCTTAGATCCCGCAGATGCCTATGAACTGATGTCAGGAAATATCTTGTATAATTTAGGCGATCGCCTTTATGATTATGAACTAGGAACTAATCAACTGGTTCCTAAGTTAGCCACCGCTTTACCGACGGTGAGTTCCGATGGATTAACCTATACGATTCCCCTGCGAGAAGGCGTTACCTTTCATGATGGAACTGCCTTTAATGCCGCAGCCATGGAATTTTCAATCAAACGATTTATTCAAAATGCAGGTTCTCCCTCTTCCTTATTATCTGATGCCATTGATACCGTTCAAGCAACGGGAGACTATGAATTAACCATTAAACTCAAACAACCTTTTTCTGCCTTTCCTTCCCTTTTAGCCTTTTCAGGAATTACAGCCGTTTCTCCTCAATTTTATGAAATTGGAGAAGGTAAATTTAAACCCAATGAATTTGTTGGAACGGGGCCTTATAAATTAAAATCTTCAGAAATTGATGTCATTCGCTTAGATGCCTTTGAAAACTATTGGGGAGAAAAACCTGCCAATAGCGGAATTGATATTCAACGATTTTCGAGCGCCTCTAATTTATTTAATGCCTTTCGCAGTGGTGCTGTTGATATTGCCTATTTATCCTTAAATGCCGACCAAATTTCGAGCTTAAAACAAGAAGCAGAAAAAGGCAATTGGCAAATGATAGCAGCCAATGGCAATAACATTAGTTATCTGATGATGAACGTTAAATCAGAGCCTTTAAATCGTAAAGAAGTCAGACAAGCCATCGCTGCTTTAATTAATCGTTCCGTGCTTAATGAACGGGTATTACAAAATCAAGGAGAACTACTATATAGTTTAATTCCCACCACCTTTACCGATTATCAACCTAGCTTTAATTTACAATACGGTGATGGCAATATTGAAAAAGCGAAACAACTCTTAACTCAAGCCGGATATACCCCAGAAAATCCAGCAATTGTTGAACTTTGGTATGCGTCTAATTCCTCTAATAAAGGGTTTTTAGGATTAACGTTAAAAGCCTTAGCAGACCGAGATTTAGGCGGGTTACTCGATTTACAACTCAATAGTGTAGAATCAACCACAGCCTTTAAATATTTAGAGGAGGGAATTTATCCAACTTTTGTTTTAGATTGGTATGCCGATTTCCTTGATGCCGATAACTATATTCAACCGTTTTTAGACTGTAGTAAAGGTTCAGCAGAAACCGGATGCGAAAAAGGAGCGAGTCAATATCAGGGTTCTTTTTATTATAGCGATCGCATGAATCAATTGATCGCCCAAGAACGTCAAGAACAAAATCCCCAAACTCGCAAAGCGATTTTTGATGAAATTCAAAAACTCCTAGCTGAAGATGTTCCCTATGTACCCCTTTGGCAAGATAAAACCTTTATTTTTGCTAAAAATGGTCTTGAAAACATCCGTTTACAACTCACTCAACAAGTCCCCTTCTGGACAATTAAAAACTCAAATTCCTAA
- a CDS encoding alpha/beta hydrolase, protein MNQHKLAITAPSSLTLNLSLNRRRIVSLLGGLFALAFSAVPVQAAENVSLALGQAKISVSVQALENYAQSGTIDPELKSFLLLLNQTDKNQFKTVLLDQHQLDPIIISQFLNSPTGALFLNKLGDIIQSETDSHNLSTLKNGSEALKIALMRANQDPEGITLLNILRQFPAAEIQLNIHKIFQLREQVNILVQETNSIITEIVKLSLEESALSPASDFSKKPDLKQTGDFDVTSKTLTLTDSKRHRELIVDLDIPTPLNTVKRGKPNAIPVIIISHGLAANRKNYAYLGEHLASYGFVVALPQHPGSDTNQLQAWLSGHASDGFKVSEFIDRPLDIQFLIDELERLNTTEFNGQLNLKQVGVAGHSFGAYTALALGGAEIDFNHLKQDCNSAFNSVNLAQIFQCRALEIPQKDYNLRDERVQAIFLMNPINSSIFGQQSLSKIQIPVFWKTSGKDNIAPVAWEQVRSYTWLTTPDKYLLLAEGDRHINLNLTAMNQSMSASLKEIVAPVPEPVNDYIRAFSLAFFEVYINQDSTYRPYLKATYAKTISETAYPLSLVHSLSLDQFFQAVKHVKNPSDSQNN, encoded by the coding sequence ATGAATCAACATAAACTGGCGATTACAGCCCCATCTAGCTTAACATTAAATCTATCGTTAAATCGGCGAAGAATTGTGTCTCTACTGGGTGGACTTTTCGCCCTGGCTTTTTCTGCTGTTCCCGTACAAGCAGCCGAAAATGTATCTTTAGCCCTAGGACAAGCTAAAATTTCTGTATCCGTACAAGCGTTAGAAAACTATGCTCAATCAGGAACAATTGATCCAGAATTAAAAAGCTTTTTATTGTTATTAAATCAAACTGATAAAAATCAGTTTAAAACAGTATTATTAGATCAGCATCAATTAGATCCTATAATAATTTCTCAATTTTTAAATTCCCCCACAGGAGCATTATTTCTGAATAAACTGGGAGATATTATTCAATCCGAAACCGATTCGCACAATTTATCAACGCTTAAAAATGGGTCGGAAGCGCTTAAAATAGCATTAATGAGAGCTAATCAAGATCCTGAAGGCATCACCTTACTCAATATTTTACGTCAATTTCCAGCAGCAGAAATTCAATTAAATATCCACAAGATTTTTCAACTCCGAGAACAAGTCAATATTCTGGTACAAGAAACTAATTCTATTATTACAGAAATTGTTAAATTATCCTTAGAAGAATCAGCCTTATCCCCGGCTTCAGATTTTAGTAAAAAACCTGATTTAAAGCAAACTGGAGACTTTGATGTTACCTCCAAAACCCTAACCTTAACAGACTCCAAACGTCATCGAGAATTGATTGTCGATCTTGATATTCCCACACCCTTAAATACCGTCAAACGCGGAAAACCTAACGCAATTCCTGTGATTATCATTTCTCATGGATTAGCTGCAAATCGAAAAAATTATGCCTATTTAGGCGAACATTTAGCATCTTATGGATTTGTCGTTGCTCTCCCTCAACATCCGGGAAGTGATACCAATCAACTTCAAGCTTGGTTATCGGGTCACGCATCCGATGGGTTCAAAGTGAGTGAATTTATTGACCGACCCCTAGATATTCAGTTTTTAATAGATGAATTAGAACGCTTGAATACAACGGAATTTAACGGTCAACTGAACCTGAAACAAGTTGGCGTTGCAGGGCATTCTTTTGGTGCTTATACAGCCTTAGCTTTAGGGGGAGCAGAAATTGATTTTAATCACTTAAAACAAGACTGTAACTCGGCATTTAATTCTGTTAATCTCGCCCAAATTTTTCAATGTCGAGCCTTAGAAATACCTCAAAAAGACTATAATTTGAGAGATGAACGGGTTCAAGCAATTTTTTTGATGAATCCGATTAATAGTAGCATTTTTGGGCAACAAAGTTTAAGCAAAATTCAGATTCCGGTATTCTGGAAAACCAGTGGTAAAGATAATATCGCTCCTGTGGCTTGGGAACAAGTTCGCTCCTATACTTGGTTAACAACACCCGATAAATATTTACTCTTAGCAGAAGGCGATCGCCATATTAATCTAAATTTAACCGCAATGAATCAAAGTATGAGTGCCTCTTTAAAAGAAATTGTAGCTCCAGTTCCCGAACCTGTTAATGATTATATTCGGGCTTTTAGTCTTGCTTTCTTTGAAGTGTATATCAATCAAGATTCAACCTATCGTCCCTATTTAAAAGCCACCTATGCTAAAACAATTAGTGAAACTGCTTATCCCCTGAGTTTAGTCCATTCTCTCTCCCTAGACCAATTTTTTCAAGCAGTAAAACACGTTAAAAATCCATCTGATTCTCAGAATAATTAA